ATTGTCCCAGTCTGGTGCGATAGGCGTGCCGACGCGTGCTTTTTCTTCACCGACATTTCTGCCATTGATGTAAAGTATGGCTTTCCCATCGGCGCGACTGAAGGTACCAGCGTAATGCTGCCATTCATTTGCCTTGTTATCTCCAGCACGAATGTCAAAGATCGTCGCACCCCCAGGACTCCGATTCAGCCAGCGATACTTGCCACTCCCGCGTGCTTCGGGGTGTACCAACCATGTATTATCACCCGCACGCGCATTGAAAACCGCCATATCTGCCACAGCTTCAACGTTGATCCACGCGACAATACTCATGCCTTCAGTGGGAATATCCTCAGGCTTAATGTTGGGACCATCTAAATCCAGGAAACTGCCGGTTACGAAGTGGGCGGCTTTCCCGAACTTCCCGTCATTCGATTGTGTGACCTTTCCATTGATCGCACCATCGTAACCACGTCCGGATTTTTCAACGACGGTATCCCCCTTAAAATCTTCATAGTCGAAATACAACACCAAATCTGGATCTAAAACATCAGCTGAAAAAACCTCTATTGTAGACACACAGAGCGTGCCTATCAGCAGTAGGCACACCAGATAAGATGTTCGTTTACAAGTTAGCATCATAAATTTTAGGTTTCGTTTCATTTTTTGCGGTCCTCCTTTAGATGAACCATTCCTTCATTTTTTTCCAAAACGATTCACTTCCATTAAAGTTTACCACTTTTCCATTCAGGTCTGCAACCGAAAACCAAAAAAGTCTTGATTTTAACTTCGTTTTACGTTAAACTGATTTGAGAAACGCATAGAAAAATGTCTAAAAAAATAGGACGTTACGAGGGAGCGTAAGGTTGCAAAGCGT
The Candidatus Poribacteria bacterium DNA segment above includes these coding regions:
- a CDS encoding LamG domain-containing protein; protein product: MKRNLKFMMLTCKRTSYLVCLLLIGTLCVSTIEVFSADVLDPDLVLYFDYEDFKGDTVVEKSGRGYDGAINGKVTQSNDGKFGKAAHFVTGSFLDLDGPNIKPEDIPTEGMSIVAWINVEAVADMAVFNARAGDNTWLVHPEARGSGKYRWLNRSPGGATIFDIRAGDNKANEWQHYAGTFSRADGKAILYINGRNVGEEKARVGTPIAPDWDNGARVGYNIDNNRPFAGLMDDLNVWKRGLTEEEVNGIMNDGVEAFLAVEAYGKLATTWAKLKASK